Within the Syntrophales bacterium genome, the region GGAACCCTCAAACAGGAGAAAGTATCATATTGGAAGCAAGAAAGGTTGTTACTTTCAGGTGCTCTTCGAGGCTAAAGGATAAAATTAACGGTTGATGAACACATAATATACAAGGTATTCCGATAAGGGAAAAGCAATGAAGAGATTTTCATCATTTCTCATAGCTTTGTTAATAATCTGCTTGATAGGAGGATTTTCCTATGCTGCTGACAAAGGCAATACCAGATTCCAGTCATTCAGCAAAGTAAAGATGATCCTTTTAAAACAAGTATACTCAGACCACCTCACCACATTCTACTGCAACTGTCCATTCACCATGAAAAAGAAAATCATTCCCTCGGATAGATACACCCCTAAGAAAAAATGGGAACGCGCAAAAAGCGTTGAGTGGGAGCACATAGTGCCAGCCTATCAGTTTGGACATAACTTTCCCGAATGGAAGAACGAAAGTCCAGACTGTCTAACATCCAAGGGC harbors:
- a CDS encoding endonuclease; translated protein: MKRFSSFLIALLIICLIGGFSYAADKGNTRFQSFSKVKMILLKQVYSDHLTTFYCNCPFTMKKKIIPSDRYTPKKKWERAKSVEWEHIVPAYQFGHNFPEWKNESPDCLTSKGKPYKGRKCVEKIQPQYRYMQADMYNLVPAVGEINGLRSNYPYGIIPGEKREFGNCDMEIEDRKAEPPPEKRGDIARTYFYMDWAYPGYGIISKKNRKLFDAWDKEDPVDT